The stretch of DNA CCGCAGGCGGGCATGGATCCCATGCAGCAGCGCATGATGGCCGTGATGATGCCGGTGATGATGGGCGTGATCAGTTGGAATCTATCATCCGGACTCGGACTCTACTGGGCGGTCGGCAACCTGATCGGCCTGGCACAGCAGATATGGATGAACAATACCGAGTTCGGACGCCAGGTGCGCGCGCACGCGGAAGAGCGTGCCCGCAAGCCGCGGAAGTAAGTACATAAGGAGCTAGAAAAGCACATGCCCCTCGCCGACAAAGTCGCTGCCGCGAAACAGCTCGACGGGTTGCTGAAACGGCTCGTCCCCGCCGCTGGGTTCGAGCTCAAGTGGCGCATCACGGTGGATCCGGTCGTCCCCGAAGGCAGCGTCGAGCGCCCCACCATCCTGGTAGAGCTGGGCGGGCCGGACTCTCCCGCGGTGCTGGCGCAGAACGCGGAGCTGCTGCGCGCGATCGAGCATGTCGCGCTGAAATCGCTGCGCCTGGAGTCGGAAGAGCACGACCTGGTGATATTCGATTGCCGCAACTATCGCGCCGGGCGGCTCGAAGAGTTGACGCAGGCGGCGGGACACGCCGCCGAGCGCGTCCGCCAGACCGGAACCCCCTACAGCTTCTCTCCCATGTCGGCGCGCGAGCGTCGCATCGTTCACCTGGCACTGCGCGAGCAGCCGGACCTTGCCACCGAGAGCGAAGGCGAAGGCGCGCGGCGCTTTGTTGTGGTCTACCGGAAAGACGCCTAGGACCCCGGGCCTTGCCGCAGGCAGCGCCTACAAGACAAACATAGCGATGGCAGCGCCGAACATCGCGACCGCCGTCGCGCCGACCGCGACGCGGCTCAGCCATGAGCTGGGCTGTCCATTCATCAGCTTGCGGTCCGACGCGACCAGCAGGATCCCCACCAGCAGGAACGGCGCCAGCAGGCCGTTGATGACCGCGCTCCAATAGAGCGCCTGCACCGCGCTGAAGTGGGTGAAGTCGAGGATCACGCCGATCGCGGTAGAGATCAGGATCACGGTATAGAACGAGCGCGCTCGGCGGAGCCGCTGATCGAGCCCCTGCTTCCACCCGAAGGTCTCCGCGAACGCATATGCCGCCGAGCCGGTGAGGGTCGGGATAGCGAGCAGGCCGACGCCGACGATGCCGACGGTGTAAAGCAGGAATGCCAGGTTCCCGGCCAGCGGACGCAGCGCCGAGGCCGCCTCGTGCGAGGTCTCGATGTTGGTGACGCCGGCGCGATGGAGGGTAAACGCCGCCACCAAGATGATGAAGTACATCACGAGATTGGAGAAGAAGGTGCCCGTGCCCACGTCCATCCTGCGGGTACGGATCTCACGCCGCGTCGCGCCGCGGCGCTGATGCACCGTGTGCCGGCCCTTGTGCTTCTCCTCTTCCACCTCCTGCGAGGCCTGCCAGAAAAAAAGATACGGGCTGATGGTGGTACCGAGGATGGCGACCAGCGTCTGCCAACCCAGCTTGCCTTGCGGAATGCGCGGGACCACGGTGTTGCGCAGCGCGTCGTGCCAGTCCACGCGGATGACGAAAGCAGCCGCCACGTACGCGAACAACACGAGCGCCAGCCACTTCAGCGTGTTGGCGATCTGGTGGTAACGGAAACGTACCGTCGCCCAGGAGATAAGCACGGCGAACAGGAACACCCAAAAGTGGGAACTGATGCCGGAGAGCATCGCGGCGGCGTCCGCCATTCCCGCCAGGTCGGCGCCTACGTTGATGGTGTTGGCGGCGAGCAGTCCAACCACAGCGGCCACCAATACGGGACGCGGCAACTTCAAGCGAAAGGCGGCCGCCAGGCCCCGGCCGGTCACCATGCCGATACGGGCGCACATGTTCTGCACCGCGCCCATCAAGGGCCAGGTGATGAAGGCCGTCCACAGCATGCCGGTGCCGAGCTGCGCGCCGGCAATGGTGTAGGTCGCAATGCCAGAGGGATCGTCATCCGCCGCCCCGGTTATCAGCCCCGGCCCTAGCGCTTGCCAGAAGCGGCGAAGTCCATGCAGCGCTCCGCGGCGAGCGGGAGCGTCGGCGGTGGCGGTGGGTGTTGGCATGTTTCGCGTTTCGCGTCTCCAGTTCCACCCTACCAGCCGGTAGCAGAAGGCGAAAAGGAAAAGGTTCAGTCCCCGCGAATTCATGAGGCGGTCGCAAATTGGCTAGGCGCACCGGCTCGCCTGTGGCAAACTGCGCCCTAGCACGGGGTTTCTCTCTGTGCTCCGGGAATCTATGGCCACTATCGCCGCGATGCTCGCCGAAGCGCCGTTGTTCTCCCTGATGGACGACGAAGAGCGCAGTGCGCTTGCCGAGCGCATGGAATCGCGCTCCATCTCGAAGGGCGAGACCATCTTCACCCGCGGTGACGTGGGCGATTCGCTCATGCTGGTAAGCCAGGGGCGCATCCAGGTCCACATCGAGACGACCGAGGGAACGAAGGTCATCCTGGGCGAGGTGAAAGCGGGCGAGATGCTGGGCGAGATCTCGCTCTTCGATCCGGGCGCGCGCAGCGCCACCGCCGTGGCGGTGGAAGACACTGAGATGCTGGTACTCGAGCACGACCACTTCTGGGAGGTCCTGCAGCGCAAGCCGCACATCGCCCTCGACATCCTCGCGGTCATGGGGAAGCGCTTGCGCGCCACCGACGAACTGTTGCGCACGCAGGCCTCGCAGAACGTGAACGACGTGATCGAGATCGAGACCACCACCTTTCAGCGCGTGGCCGACTGGATCGCGGAGTTCAGCGGCAGCATGACGTTCCTGGCGCTGAATTTCATCTGGTTCGGCTTCTGGATCGCCTTCAACGAGTTGCCGCTCGGCGTGCCGCAGTTCGATCCGTTTCCTTTCGGACTGCTGACCATGATCGTCTCGCTCGAGGCCATCTTCCTCTCCTGCTTCGTCCTCATCAGCCAGAACCGCCAGTCGCAGAAGGACCACGTGAAGTCCGACCTGGAATACCAGGTCAACCTCAAAGCCGAGCTGGAAGTCGCCCAGCTCCACCACAAGGTGGACAGCGTCTACGAGGCGATGCAATCCCACTTCGCCAAGCTGGAAAAGGATAGACGCAGCCAGGAAAAGGGCGCGTCGAGCTGAGGCACCCGCCTGCGCCTCAGGCGATGATCTCGCGCAGGCGTCCCGACTTCACGTCGTAGACGAAGCCGCGTACCGGCGTCTCGCGGGCGATCCAGGGATGGGAGCGCAGCTTCTGCAGCTGCTGGCGCACGTTGTCGTCCACGTCCTTGAATCCAAAAAATCGCTCCGGAGCGGCCGCGTCGGACCCGGTACGGGCGACCACCAGGCGGCGCAGCTCGTCTTCCGAGCGCTCCATCAGGCCACAGTCGGTGTGGTTGATGATCATGATCTCTTCGGTGCCGAGCAAGTGGTGCGAGACCACCAGCGACCGGATGACGTCTTCGGTCACGATCCCGCCGGCGTTGCGCAGGATGTGCGCGTCTCCGGTCGCGAGGCCGAGCGTCTGCTTCTCCAGGCGCGTGTCCATGCAGGTGAGCACCGCGAGGCGTCGCTTGGGCCGCGGCGATACGTGGCGCAGCTCGTGCTGGCGGGCATACTCTTCATTGGCGCGGATGACTTCGTCGATCACGCTCATGGCGCAACATCATACGGCCAACAAACGGCCAAGGCCCAGATGGTCAAGGGTGAGCGCGGAGCGAGCGCCGTACAGCGCGAGCAAAGCGCGAGGGCGCAGCGGCGTCCGCCGCGGAGCCCTCGAGGAAAGACATTCCTTGACTTCGCGGCGCTATCGGCAGTAGCTTCCGCCCACTATTCACCGTTCTGGGGGTGGCCAATGGATGGTGCAAGCAGCCAAGCCGGCCTTTATTACAAACACTCCGGCAAGTTCTCGCTCGGGGGCGTGCTTTTCACTGTGGTCGTGGGCTCGCTGATCGCGTGCTTCTGCGCGTACCTCTACGCCTACGTGACGCTCTACCTTCCCTTCATCATCATCAATGCCTTCGTCGCTTGCATCTTCGGCGCGCTGTGCGGCGTGACTGCGGCGGCGCTGCTAAAGAAGAAGAAAGTCCGCAGTGACGCGGTCGCGCTAGTCGTGACCTTGATCGTAACCACGGTCGGCTACTACTACAGCTGGGCGGTCTGGTTGTGGGCGATGCTGCGGCGGGGTGGCGCTGATCTGCATCTGTCCGATTTCGTTGGCGTCGTGCTTCAACCCTGGCTGGTCTGGAGGCTGGTGTTAGAGATCGCCGGCGCACGCACCTTCCAGCTCCGTAGCCTCACCATCAGCGGCATCGGAGTCGACCTGGTTTGGCTCGCCGAACTGGGCCTTATCTTTGGGTTCTCGCTCTACGTCGCCTACAGCTACATGGAAGAGGAGCCGTTCTGCGAGAGCTGCGAGGCCTGGGGCACGAAGAAGGAGAAGGTGCTCGAAGCCGTGACGCAGGATGCGAATGAGTTCAAGCAGCGCATGGAAGCGAAAGACTTCCGCTATCTCGAGAACGCGGGCCCGCCCAACGGCGAGAGCACGGAGTGGCAACGCATCGACGTGTTCTCCTGCCCGCAGTGTGGCAGCTTCCACACCATGGATTCCACGCAGGTAAAGATCAAAGTGGAATCGGGCAAGCGCAAGGAGAACACCAAGGTGACGGTGCACCACTTGCTGCTGACGGCGAGCGAGGCGGACGCGCTGCAGAAGCTGGGCGCGAAGATGACGCCGCCGCCGGCGCCGGAAGTGACGAAGACAGAGGGCGCGTCCGCCTAAGCAGGCGGGCGGGGCCGTAGAGAGTGGCCACGCATTCCTCGACCGGTCCTCCGCGCCCGCGGCGGGCGCCGATGACGATTTCGTCCTACTCGCCTGCACCGGCCGCCTTCGCTTCTTCCTCGCGTTCCACGATCTTCGACTCGGCCGAGTAGAAGCGCTTCATCAGGATGGCCCCGCCGACCGCCACGAAGCACACCACCACCCAATACAGATAGCTGCCAAAGGGATGGATAGGCGCGGCCTCATAGGGGTCGATCCCCATCAGCGGATAGACGTTGCCGAGCAGCGGCTCGATCGAGCGCATGTCGCCTTCCGCGTCCATGTAGGCGCGGAAGTTCGAGGCATACGGGATGTAGAACATGAACATGGTGTACGACGACAAGAACAGCAGGATGGGCATGTAGTTCTCTGCCATCGTCACCAGGTTGAAGATGCGGCCTTGTTTATCGGTGCGCACCCAGCGCTTCATGTTCACGTAGCCCAGGCAGAGCAGGGTGAGCAGCGCGAACACGGCGGTGAGCGAGGCGCACACCATGATGACCAGGCCGCTCCACAGCGTGTTGGAGCGCCGGTTGAGGATGTGGCGGAATTCGTTGTTGGCGAACTGCGCACGCTGGTGATCGAGGTTCAGTGCGATCACGGCATCCTCATTCTTGGTGTCGCGCAGACCGTCGTGCAGCGGCTGGTAGGCGATTTCTTGCACGGCGCGCCCCATGATCTCTTCGATAGAGGTGGCGGCGCCGTTCTCCAGCAGGTGTCCGAAGCGATAGATAAGGTAGCCGTCGTGGATCAGCTCGGGATAATGCTTGCCGTCGGCGTTGCGATCCACCGCCGCCTGCATGCGGTAATGCGCATAGTTACGCAGGTCGGTCAGGTGGGGGATGGGATAGTCGACCACCAGCATGATGAGCAATCCGGGGCTCTCCCAATCCTCTTTCTTCAGCACGGCGCGTTCGGAGAGGAAGCGTTGCACGGCATAGCCATCGTACTTCGGCGCATTGAATGCGCCCTGCATCGCGCCCAGCCAGTCCTTCTTTTCCGCCAGCTTCTCGATGGAGTAGCGGTCTTTCACCTTGAAGAGCACGACCGGGGCGGGATCGCGCCGGCGGTAGATCTCGGCCATCAGCAGGTAGCTGATGGCGTTATCGCTGTCGTACTCCATCGCCTTCTTCGCCATGGCGTCGATGGCGGGCGAATCGTGCTTCTCCCACAAGTAGCGCAGCGCGACGTGCGAGTAGAGCCAGCCCTTCGCCGGATCCTTGATCACGGCCGCATCGGCCAGGCCCATGGCCTCGGCGGCGTCGGTGCCCGGCCAGTGCAGCGCGGCAAAGGCCAGGCCATCGGCATCGCCTTCGGCACGCGCGCGCTCACCCAGGGCGCGGATCTTTTCCGCGCCGATGGCGTCGGTGGGAGTGAGCGTGAGCCGGCTGCCGCTGATGCGGTACTGCATCATCGGCATCGACAGTGCCCAGCGGAAATCCTGCATGAAGAAGAAGCCCACGGAAAGGGCCAGGAAGAGCCAGCTCATGTATCGGGTACGGCGCATCACCCACCTCCGGAAAGATCGGGGATCGGCCTGCTGGAAGTACGCCGCTGAACCTTGGGGAAGGTCGTCGCCTTATATGTCGGACGAACACGGCAAGTCAAGCAGAAGGGCTCGCGGCCCGC from Acidobacteriota bacterium encodes:
- a CDS encoding single-stranded DNA-binding protein, with product MPLADKVAAAKQLDGLLKRLVPAAGFELKWRITVDPVVPEGSVERPTILVELGGPDSPAVLAQNAELLRAIEHVALKSLRLESEEHDLVIFDCRNYRAGRLEELTQAAGHAAERVRQTGTPYSFSPMSARERRIVHLALREQPDLATESEGEGARRFVVVYRKDA
- a CDS encoding divalent metal cation transporter, whose product is MPTPTATADAPARRGALHGLRRFWQALGPGLITGAADDDPSGIATYTIAGAQLGTGMLWTAFITWPLMGAVQNMCARIGMVTGRGLAAAFRLKLPRPVLVAAVVGLLAANTINVGADLAGMADAAAMLSGISSHFWVFLFAVLISWATVRFRYHQIANTLKWLALVLFAYVAAAFVIRVDWHDALRNTVVPRIPQGKLGWQTLVAILGTTISPYLFFWQASQEVEEEKHKGRHTVHQRRGATRREIRTRRMDVGTGTFFSNLVMYFIILVAAFTLHRAGVTNIETSHEAASALRPLAGNLAFLLYTVGIVGVGLLAIPTLTGSAAYAFAETFGWKQGLDQRLRRARSFYTVILISTAIGVILDFTHFSAVQALYWSAVINGLLAPFLLVGILLVASDRKLMNGQPSSWLSRVAVGATAVAMFGAAIAMFVL
- a CDS encoding DUF1003 domain-containing protein is translated as MATIAAMLAEAPLFSLMDDEERSALAERMESRSISKGETIFTRGDVGDSLMLVSQGRIQVHIETTEGTKVILGEVKAGEMLGEISLFDPGARSATAVAVEDTEMLVLEHDHFWEVLQRKPHIALDILAVMGKRLRATDELLRTQASQNVNDVIEIETTTFQRVADWIAEFSGSMTFLALNFIWFGFWIAFNELPLGVPQFDPFPFGLLTMIVSLEAIFLSCFVLISQNRQSQKDHVKSDLEYQVNLKAELEVAQLHHKVDSVYEAMQSHFAKLEKDRRSQEKGASS
- a CDS encoding carbonic anhydrase codes for the protein MSVIDEVIRANEEYARQHELRHVSPRPKRRLAVLTCMDTRLEKQTLGLATGDAHILRNAGGIVTEDVIRSLVVSHHLLGTEEIMIINHTDCGLMERSEDELRRLVVARTGSDAAAPERFFGFKDVDDNVRQQLQKLRSHPWIARETPVRGFVYDVKSGRLREIIA